The genomic window GCTGAACAGGCGCTGAGGCACGGTACCCTGCCCCCATGTCAGACAACGGGCAGGCGGCGGGACTGCGGTGGGGACTGCTGGGGGCGGCGCGCATTGCGCGGGCACTGATTCCGGCCATCCGGGCCAGTGGGGGCGAGGTCACGGCGCTGGGCGTGCGCGATCCGGCCTCGGTGCGGGCCCAGGCCTTCGCCGAGGAATGGGGAGTGCCGCTGCTCGGCGGCTATGACGCGGTGCTCGCGGCCGATGTGGACGCGGTCTACAACCCGCTGCCCAACGACCTGCACCGCCCGTGGACCCTGGCGGCGCTGCGGGCGGGCAAGCACGCCCTGACCGAGAAGCCGCTGACGCTGAACGCCGCCGAGGCGCAGGAGCTTGCGGACGCGGCGCAGGAGACGAACCGGGTGCTGCTGGAAGCCTTCGCGTACCGCTTTCATCCGCACATCACCCGTCTGCGTCAGATCGTGCGTGGCGGTGACCTGGGAGAAGTCCGGGCGGTGCACGCGGCCTTCGGTTTCGCGATGGACAATCCCGACGACTTCCGCTGGGACCCGGCCAGAGGCGGCGGCGCCCTGTACGACGTGGGCACCTATCCGGTCAATCTGATCCGGCTGTTGCTGGGCGAACCGCGCTCTGCCGTGGCCCGCGCCCGCTGGACGCCCGGTGGGATAGACATAGGACTGAGCGGCGTTCTGGAATACGGCGGGACCCTGGCCAGCCTGGACTGTGCCTTCGACTGGGGCAGCCCCTCCACGCAGCGTCTGACCGTGGTGGGTACGCACGCAACCCTGGATGTGGACGGGGTCTTCAGCAGCAACATGCAGGTGCCTGTCATCTTCAGGATCACGGACGCCGGGGGCGCACGCACCGAGGAATTTGCGCCCTTCAACGCCTACACCGCGATGGTCGGGCACTTTCAGCGGGTGGTGCGCGGCGAGGAGGCCGCCCTGTTTCCTCCCGGGGACAGCGTGAGGCACGCGCGGGTGATGGACGCGCTGTTTGAATCGGCACGCACGGGACAGCGGGCCGACATCGGGGAGCGGGGCCTGTAAAGGGCAGCCGGCAGCCGGCCACAGGTTCCGGGTTCTGGAGATGGGGCCCTGCGGCCTACCCCTCACGGAATCGGCCAGCGGATCGTGCCCGACTGGTCGGTGCGCCACACCCTGACCCCCGCCGCGCCCAAACGCCCCAGCACGTCCGGGTGGGGATGGCCGTAGGTGTTGCGGCCGACGCTGATCACCGCGTCGGTGGGGGCGGTCTGGCGCAGCAGCTCGGCGTCGGTGCTGAAGCGGCTGCCGTGGTGGGCGACCTTCAAAACATTGAGTTTGCCCACCCCGATCAGGTCCTCGGCCGGGTCGGGCAGGTCGCCCAGGATGGCCGTGCTCCATGCCCCCGACTGCACGCGCAGGGCCACGCTGTTCTCGTTGTCCTCGGTGCTCCAGACCCTACCCTCCGGCCACAGCACGCTCAGGTCCACTCCGTCCGAGCGGACGTGGTCGCCGCGCCGGACCTCGCGCACGGGCACGCCCTCTTCCCGGGCGGCGGCGAGGAGAGTGTCCAGCACCGGGTCGCCCGCCTTGTTGTGGCCGATCCACAGCTCGCCCACCGGCAGGGCGCGCAGCACGCTGTTCAGGCCCTCGATGTGGTCGGTGTCGGCGTGGGTGCCGACCACCACGTCGAGGTGGCGCACCCCCAGCGCCCGCAGCGCCGGGACCACCGTGCGGCCGCCCACGTCGTAGTCCGAGCCAACCGAGCCTCCGGCGTCCACGAGCACCGTCAGGTGGGGCAGCCGGATCAGGGTGGCGTCGCCCTGGCCCACGTCGAGGTAGACCATCTCGCGCGCGGGATGCAGGCGCGGGGGCAGCGCGAGCAGCAGCGCACAGGCCAGGACGGTTCCCAGCGCCACGGGCGCGCGGACGCGGCCCAGCAGCCACAGCACGCCCGCCCCGGCACATACGGCGTAGGCGACAAATCCAGCCGGGGAGACCTGTCCCCACGCCAGCACCGGGGCCTGACCAAATGCCTCCACGATGCCCAGCAGGCCAGCCGCCAGCGGCCCCACAAGCACATTGACCGGCGCGGCCAGCGGGCCGAGCAGGCCGGCCACGAAGCCCAGCGGCACCAGCGCGGCCATCACCACGCCCGCCGCGAGGTTGGCGGGCAGGCCCACCAGCGGCAGCTGGCCGAAGGTGGCGGCAATCACCGGCAGCGTGCCCAGCTCGGCGAGCACGCTGGCCACCAGCGCCAGCCGCAGCCACAGCGGCCAGCGTTCCGGCAGCCGCCGCGCCGCCCGGCCCGAGAGACTCAGGGCGAGCACCGCCAGAAACGACAGCTGAAAGCCGATGTCCAGCAGCCACATCGGAAACAGCAGCAAGCAGACCAGCGCAGCCAGGGCCGTGATGCCGATGGGATCGGGGCGACCGCGGCCCACCGCCAGCGCGAGCAGCACCACCCCGCCCATGACCACCGCGCGGGTGATGCTGGGCGAGACCCCCACCAGTACGAACAGGTAGGGAACGAGCAGCGCGGCAGGCAGGCCGTAGCGCCACGCGGGGGGCCAGCCCAGCCGGGTCAGCAGCCAGATCAGCACCCCCGTGATCAGCGCGACGTTCTGCCCCGACAGCGCCATCAGGTGGGCCAGCCCGGCGCGGTTGAAGGCGTCGCGGACACGGTAGCCCTGCGTGAACTCCTGCTGCCCGATGTCGTTGCGGTCGCCCAGTTCGATGGCGGTCATCAGCGCCGCCTCGCGCGTGGGCAGACCCGCCGTGAGGCCGCGGCGGAACCAGCCGCGCAGGCCGCGTTCCGGCTGCGAACCGCGCACCTGGGCGGCCACGAGCACCGCCGTCGGGGTGGGCACAAAGACCCCGCCCTGGGCCCGCAGCCACGCCGCCTGGTTAAAGCCGCCGGGCGTGCGCTGGCCTTCCGGGGCCACCAGACGCCCGCTGACGACCAGCGGCCCTGGCCTGACCAGTGGCTTGGGGGCAAGCACCAGCCGGGCACGCGGATCTCGCAGGTTCAGAAACTGGCCGTCCCACTCGCCGCTCAGCGTGACCTGTGCGCCGCGCCACGGCAGCAAGGGATCGGGCCGGGCCGCCACCAGCCGCTCCGATCCGAAACCCGCCGCCGCGCCGGCCAGCGCCAGCACGGCGAGCAGCGGGCGGGCGTCGCGCAGGGCCAGGACCATGCCCAGCAATAGGGTCAGCGCTCCCCACCACACGCCCAGCCCCAGCTGAATGCCGCCCATCACCCCGAACACGGCGGGCACCGACCACGCCAGCCGGCCCGCCCCCCCTGACGAGAAGCCGGGCCAGGACACCTAGAAGCCCACCAGTGGAGCCAGCGTGTTCAGGGTGGCCTCGCCCACCCCCTTTACAGCGTCCAGATCGGACAGCGAGCGCAGGGGGCGCGCGGCGATGATCCGGGCGGCCATCACCGGCCCGACCCGGGGCAGGGCCTCAAGCTGTTCCTCGGAGGCGGTGTTGAGGTTCAGGCGGCCCGAGATCAGCGGTTTCACGCTGGCGGTGGTCGGATACGTGGGCGGTTCGCTGGCTGCCGTTCGGGAGGCCGGTGCCGTGACCGGCGGCAGCGCCGCGCGGGTCACCGTGGGCACCTGCGGACGGGGCAGCAGCGCCGGCCCCAGCGCCAGCACGCTGACCAGCACCACGCCTGCTCCCAGTCCCAGGATCCAGCTGCGCTCGCTGTCCATTACGCGCCGCAGTGTAGGTCAGCGCCGGTGCCGGGGCGCGCAGATTTGAGCGGTGGCGTGGAGCGCTAGCTGCCCCGGTAGGTGCTGTACGACCACGGCGTCATCACCAGCGGCACGTGGTAGTGGGCGTCCGCGCGGCCCACCGTGAAACGCAACGTCACCACGTCCAGAAACGGTGGATCGGCTGCCGCCGCAAAGTCGGCGAAATACTCGGCCACAAAGAAGGTCAACTCGTAGGTGCCGCGCTGCAGCGCGCCGCGCTCTATGAGTGGAGCGTCGGTGCGGCCGTCGGCGTTGGTCACGGCCGCCGTGAGCCTGAGGCGTTCCTCTGCGTTCACCCGCCACAGTTCCACCCGCACGCCCTGTGCGGGGCGTCCCCGTGCGGTGTCCAGCACGTGGGTGCTGAGTCCGGCTCCAGCGTGGGCCGCCATCAGGCGCGCTCGACCCAGCCCTCGATCAGGCCGAAGGGTTCGGCGTCGGCGTGGAAGATGGTGTTGGGATTGTCCACACCGTAGCGTTCCAGGTTGTAGGGGATGTGGTGGCGGTTGGGAAACGAGAAGTGAATGCGGCTGATTTCCGGACAGCGGGTCAGCACTTCCTCGCCAAAGACGAACAGCAGGTTCTGCACGCTGGGCGAGTAGTGGTCGGGGAACTTGTCCATCAGGGCGTTCATGACGCGCTGCCACACGTCCTCGTAGTCGCAGCTCTCGGCTGCATATTCCCACTTGGCCGTCACCACCGTCGCCAGGATGCGGTCGTTGGTCTCGGGCAGCGAGGTGTACTGCTCTTTCAGGTAACCTTCCCAGCCGCTGTTGGTGGTCTTGAGCACGTACAGCTCGTCAATGCCGCTCGTGACCTTGAAGGTCTGGCCGTCGCCCTCGACCCAGGCGGTGTGCTTGGGCATCTGGCGCACAAAGGCGTGGTCGTGTTCCTGTCCGCCGCTGAGCATGCGGCCCCAGGTGTGTTCGGTGAAGTGGACGCTGCCCCCGGTGACCTTCGGGCCCGCCGAGACGAAATGGCGAATCAGGGCCTTGCCGAACTCCTCCACCGAAGTGGTGAGCTGATCCTTGGCCAGCGCATAGATGGTGTTGCGGACGGTATCGGTGGCGATCAGGTCGGTGTTGTCGCCGGCCACATGGGCGGCGTCGAAGTCGCCGGTCATCAGCGCCCGGACCCATACGTCCTTGATCTCGTGGCGCGGCTCGTCGCGGAACACCTTGAACAGGCGCACGTCGGCCTTGCCGTACTGGTTTTCGCCCATCCGGACCTGGGCGCGGGGGGGGTGCTGGGTCTGCGTCATCGTCGGTGCTCCTTGAAGTGTCCTGCGGCCTGGGGTCAGGCGATCAGGTCCAGAATGCGCAGCCGGGCGATGCGGCCGATCTCGTGCAGGGCGGCGGCGCGCTCCTGCTCGGGGGTGTTCTCCAGCCGGCGCCGGGCTCCCTCGAAGATGCCCGCCTTGTCGTGCTCGCGCACGCACACCACGTAGGGCAGCCCGAACCGGTCGTGATACGCCGCGTTCAGCCGGTTGAACTCGGCAAATTCCTCGGGGGTCAGGCGGTCCAGCCCCGCCGAGGCCTGCTCGTGGGCGCTCTCGGCGGTCAGCTCGCCGGCCAGCGCCGCCTTGCCGGCCAGATCCGGGTGGGCGCGGATCAGCCGCAACTGCGCGTCCTCGCTGTCGGCCTGCACGGCGTGGGCAAAGGCGGTGGCCACCGCCTCGGCGTCTGCAAATGGGCGCGCGGCCGCCGCCGCCCGGGCATACTGCGGCGAGTGTTCCAGCACCCCGGCAAAATATGCCGTGAACTCGGGGACGCTCAGGGCGTTGATCTCCGCCAGACTGTGGCGGTCGGCGGGGGCAGGGCTGTGGGTCAAGAGACACCTCCGGCAGCGGGAACGGCAGATGGATGCGGATAGATACTTAGAAGGCTAACTATTCGACACGGGCATCTTACGAAGCCGGGAGGGGGCTGTCAAGAGGTCGGGTCCACCGGGGCGGGGCAAAGGGTCCTGCCGGCGTGAAGCACGCACCGCCGCTGGAAGAGCACCGGGGGGTGCGGCCTGTGGCGGCGGTGGGCAGGCCTTGTCCTGTTCTCACCGCCCGCCACGGACCGCCGCGCGCCGTCAGCCGGACTGGCCGCCCTGGGGCGCGGGAATGACCGCCAGCGTGCAGCGTGAGACGCACACCGGCTTGCCGCGTTCGTCCACGAGTTCGATGCTCCAGACCTCGGTGGTGCGGCCCTGGAAGATGGGCGTGCCGGTAGCCGTCACCGTGCCCGAGGTCACGCCGCGCAGGTGGTTGGCATTGATTTCCAGTCCCACGGCGACCATGCCCCGCGCGCAGACATTCAGGTACGCGCCCACGCTCGCGACCGTCTCGGCCAGGGCGACGCTCGCGCCGCCGTGCAGCAGGCCCATGGGCTGGTGCACCCGGCTCTCCACCGGCATCTGCGCCACCACCCGCGTGCCGCTGGCCTCCAGGAAGATGATGCCCAGATGCTCAACCAGCGTGCCGCGGCCCTGCAACTCGTCCGGCAGAACCGGCGCGCCGCCGCTCACGGCGTGGCCCCGGAAGCGGCGGTGGGCCGCAGGATCAGGCAGGTGGTGGTGGCCGTGGCGTACAGCTTGCCTGAGTCGTCCAGAACCTGCGCGCTGGCGGTGGCGACCTGCCGCGATACGCTGAGCACCTCGCCAACCGCGCGCACCTCGCCCATGCCGAGCCGCAGCGGACGCAGGTATTTCACCGCCAGGTCCACGGTGGTGTAGCCGACCCCGGCGGGCAGCCGGGTATGGATGGCGCAGCCCAGCGCCGAGTCCAGCAGCGTGGCATACACGCCGCCATGGACGCTGCCGATGGGGTTGTAATGAAACTCCTCGGGCGTCATGCGAAAGGTCACCTGACCGGGCTGCACGTCGTGCTCGTCGCGGATGCGGAAACCCAGGGTCTGGCCGATGGGCGGCGCGGCAAAGTCACCGCGCGCCATGCCGCGCAGGTAGTCCAGCCCGCTCAGGTCCTGCGCGGCCCCGGCGCCGACCAGAGGATCAGCCCAGGTGTAGGTGCGGGTGCGCGGCGGGGAAGAGGACTGGGGAGTGGAATCGTCGGTGGGGGTGTCTTGCGTCAGGGTCATGGTTCTCCTCGAAGCTGCCGGGAAAGCAGGCGGGTCGCTGTGTCGCTCTGCCGAGCATCCTATCCAGAACAGACCGTGGTGGTCCGGATTCCAGAGTGCCCGCGGGGTGCATGAAGGACAGGGGCCGTAGGCGCACGCCGCAGCAAAGCCCTATACTGTTCGGGTTATGCGTACGGTGACGGTAGGAACGCGCGGCAGCACGCTTGCGCTCGCGCAAACCCACTGGGTGGTGGCCCGGCTGAAAGAGGAGTGGCCTGAAACGGACTTCCGGATTCAGACCATCAGCACGAAAGGGGACCGCAACCGCGACCGCCTGATCACCATGGCCCGTCAGGGGGACAAGGGCTTCTGGATCAAGGAGATCGAGGACGCCCTGCTGAGCAAGCGCATCGACATCGCGGTGCATTCGCTCAAGGACCTGCCCACCGCCCAGCCTCCGGAGCTGGAAATCGCCTCCATTCCCAAGCGGGTCGACGCCCGCGACGTGCTGATCGGCAAGGAGGGGCGCAAGAGCCTGGCCGAGCTGCCCCAGGGCGCGCGCGTGGGGACGAGCAGCATCCGCCGCAAGGCCTTTTTGAAGGCCTACCGCCCCGACCTGCAGGTCGTGGATCTGCGCGGCAACATCGACACGCGCCTGGCCGCGCTCGCCGGGGACGAGTACGACGCGATCATCCTGGCCGCCGCCGGACTCATTCGCACCGAGATGCGCCACCGCATCGACGAATTTATCGAGCCGGACCTGATGCTGCCCGCGCCCGGTCAGGGCGCCCTGGCCCTGGAGACCCGCGCCGAGGACGACCTGAGCGTGGAGGTCGTCTATGCCATTCACGACCACACCACCGACGACCGCATCACCGCCGAACGCGAGTTCCTGGCCGGTCTGGGGGCGGGGTGTATGGCCCCGGTGGGCGCGCACGCCACGGTCAAGGGCGGCATCCTGACGCTGGAGGGCTGGGTCGCGGCGCTGGACGGCGAGCAGGTGATCCGCGGCACGACCAGCGGCGAGGTCAGCGAGTGTGCCGACCTGGGGGCTGAACTCGCCGCCGACATGCTCGATCAGGGCGCACAGGCCCTGGTGGACGCGGCGCACGTGGAAATCGCGGGCTGAGGCCCCGGCCCGCCTGCCCCGAACTCAGGACCCCGAACTCAAGAAAAGCGAAAGGAAAAGGCGAGCCGGCTGACCGTTGCGCCGCCGGCCACGCGTTCCAATCGGGGCATGACCTCCTCTCCCATCCTGGACCTCGCCGGCCTGACGCTGGAAGTCAACCACCTGGCGCGCGGCGTGCGCTTCTACACGCAGGTGCTGGGCCTGCACCTGCGGCGGCATGATCCGGCAGCGGGCGTGGCCGAATTCACGGTCAACCCGCACCAGACACTGACCCTGTGGCAGCCCATCACCCGGCAGGCCAGCGACGAACGCCTCGCCCCCTTGAGGCCGCGCGGGGCCTCGCACCTGCACTACGCGTGGCAGATCGAACCCGACGATCTGGACGCCTGCAAACCGCTGCTGGACGCCCACGGCCTGGAGTGGCAGGAAATTGATCTGGGTACGCCGGACGCCCCCGACCGCACGCTGTACTTCTTCGATCCCTTTGGGCACGGCCTGGAGCTACGCGGCGTGAACCGCGCCGACGCACGGCGGCCGCACTTTCCGCCGCAACCGGTGGACCGTCCGGAATTCGCCCTGCCGGTCATGGGGCTGCGCGAGGTGGCGCTGGCCTTTGGGGACTACGCCGGCATGAGGGAGCGGCTGCCCGGCGCCTACGGCTTCGCCCTCGCCAAGGAACAGCCGGACCGCAATTTCGCCCAGTTCACGCTGGGGCCAGAGGCCGAACCGGACGGCGACGGCACCCCGCGCCGCTGGCTGTACGCCTGGGACCCGCAGGTGGGTCTGGCCGACATGCTGGGGGGCGACCACGCCCTGGTGCGTTTTTATGCCGATGTGGAGGCGGTGGCGCGCCGCGTGAAGGCCGAGGGGCTGCCCTGCATTCAGGACGCTCACGGGCTGGCGGTGCGTGACCCTGAGGGCCATGTGTTTGAATTCGTGGCCCCCACCTGAGCACGGCATAAGGGAGGGAACGCGGGAGCCCTGTAAAAGAGCCCCGGTCCCCTCTCCGGCCGCGCTCAGTACTGGCGGCCGAACAGAATCCGCTTGCCGTACGCGGCGGGCTTGCCGGTGTGAACGCACACGCCGCCCTCCTCGCGTTCGTTGAAGAACTCGGCGTCGTCCAGCGGCACGTTGCGCACGGTGGCCTTGGTGTCCTCCTTGATCTTGCGCTCGGATTCGGGGTCACCGCAGTGGAAGGCGCGCACCCACTTGCCGTCCTCGATGGCGGCCTTGAACTCGTCGTAGGTGTCCACCGTGACGGTGTTCTCCAGCATGAAGTCGGTGGCGCGCGCCAGCAGCCACGCCTGGATGCCGTCCAGCCGCTCCTGCATGCCGCCCACGGCGAGGTCGCGTTCCAGCGTTTCCTTGTCGTCCGAAGTGCGGTTCTTGACGACCACCACGCCCGCCTCCAGATCGCGCGGCCCCAGCTCGATGCGCACCGGCACGCCCTTGAGTTCCCAGTCGTTGTACTTGAAGCCGTTGGTCACGCCGTCGCGCTTGTCGACCTTCACGCGCAGGCCATTCTGGCGCAGCTGCGCGGCCAGCCGCTCGCCCTCGGCCACCATCTCGTCGAAGTTGTCCTTGCGGCCCACCGGCACGATCACCACCTGAATCGGGGCGATGCGGGGGGGCATCATCAGGCCCGCGTCGTCGCCGTGGGTCATGATCAGCGCGCCGATGATGCGGCTGGAAATGGCCCAGGAGGTCGTGTGGGCGTAGTCCTCCTTCTGGTCGCGGGTCTGGAACTTCACGTCGAAGGCCCGGCTGAAGTTCTGGCCCAGGTAGTGCGAGGTGCCGCTTTGCAGCGCCTTGCCGTCGCGCATCATGCCCTCGATGGAGTAGGTCGCCACCGCCCCGGCAAAGCGCTCGGAGGCCGACTTCTCGCCGCGCACCACCGGCAGCGCGAGCACGTCACGGCAGAACTCGTGGTACAGGTCCAGGATGGTCCGCACCTCGGCGCGGGCCTCGGCCTCGTCCGCGTGGGCGGTGTGGCCCTCGTGCCAGTAGAACTCGGAGGTGCGCAGGAAAGCCTTGGTCCGCAGTTCGGCGCGGAACACGCTGCCCCACTGGTAGTGGAGGAAGGGCAGGTCGCGGTAGCTGTTGAGCCAGCCCGACCACATGTGCCCGATGATCGTCTCGGAGGTGGGACGCATCACGTACGGCTCGGCGAGTTCCTCGGTGCCGATCTTGTTCACCGTGAACAGCTCGGGCGCGAAGCCCTCGACGTGGTCGGCCTCGCGGGCGATGAAGTTCATGGGAATCAGGGTGGGAAAGATCAGCGATTCATGGCCGGTGGCCTTGAAGCGGTCGTCCAGCCAGCGCACGATGTTCTCCCACAACGCCGAGCCGTAGGGCTTGACCACCATCGCGCCCGCCACCGGGCTGTTGTCGGCGAGATCGGCCTTCTTGACCACCTCGTTGTACCAGTCGTTGAAATCCACGCTCTGGGGGGTCACGCCGTACTGCTGCGCCTTCTTGTCCTGCCCCTTGCCCTTGTTCCCGCCGCCATCCTTCGTCATGGCAGGCATGATAGCCGCCGGGCAGGCCTGGGCCTCCGGGGCGCGGTGGGGACCGGGCCAGGGGTCTCTCAATATTCGGTAACGACGCGCCCATCTGCCGCAGACAGGCCGGGCGTAGCGTGGACCCATGACACAGAATGACAGCGCACAGGCCGGCCAGATCACCGAGCGCATCGCCCAGGAGCTCAAGCAGCGTCTGGACCAGGGCGGCGAGCATCTGCAGGTCAAGGACAGCAACGGCGAGCACGTGGGGACCGTGGATCACCTGGAAGGCGACCGCGTGAAGCTGACCAAGAGCGACAGCAGCGACGGTCAGCACCACTACGTGCCGCTTTCCCAGGTGGAAAGCATGGACGGCGTGGCGGTGTACCTCAACGTCACCCGTGACGAGCTTCAGCGCGGCAGCTGAGCCGGACGAACCGCAGCGGCCCACATCCCCTTTCTCCTCTTCTGTCTCCGGTACCTACCGGGCCATAGGTCATGTGTGTTCCCGGGCGGTGTTGGCGGCGCTCCGGTGGGCTACACTGGGAGGCTGAGAGGACGCGCCGGGTTCAACCCAGGCGACCCTGAGGGAGGTTGGGAAGAATGGCGGAAAGAGACATTGACAAGTTGCTGTCCATGACGGACAGCAAGTACCGTTTGAGCGTGGTGACGGCCAAGCGTGCCCTGCAGTTGCGCTCGGGTGCGCCCAGCGTGTTGCCGGTAGAGCAGCGGGTGCGCACGCGCAATCTGGTGACCCAGGCCATGCGCGAGCTGGCGACCGGTCAGCTGACCGTGGGCACCGATCTGATGGACGAGAGCCGTTTTCATCAGGACTACGTGCGCCAGCGCCAGGCCCAGTTGCAGGCTCAGCTGAGCGCCGAGCGCGAGCGCGAACGCGAGTAAACACCTAGGCACGCAGGAAGAGGGCGGCTGACAGGAAATGGTCCTGTCCGCCGCCCTCTTTTGGGTTCCCTGACCGGGGGCAGGCACGCGGCACGCAGGCATCCGGTCAGGAGGCCCGCCGCGCCGCTCTATCGTGGGGTCCATGCTGACCGCCTTTGCCGTGCTGCTGTGTGCCACGGCCCTGCTTGCCTACCTCAACGAGCGCTTCCTGCATTTTCCGACCACCGTGGGCGTCACCCTGGCCGGAGCGCTGGCAAGCATCGGGTTGATCGCGCTGGACGCCCTGGGCGTGGTGCCCGGGGTGCGCGGCTGGGCGGCGGATCTGCTCAAGACCCTGAACTTCACCGACTTTGTGCTCAACGGGATTCTCAGCATCCTGCTGTTCGCGGGGGCCCTGAGCCTGGACGCGGGCCAGATGCTGCGTCAGCGCGGCAGCATTCTGCTGCTCGCCTTTCTCAGCACCCTGATCAGCACCTTCCTGATCGGG from Deinococcus aerophilus includes these protein-coding regions:
- the rpoZ gene encoding DNA-directed RNA polymerase subunit omega, with translation MAERDIDKLLSMTDSKYRLSVVTAKRALQLRSGAPSVLPVEQRVRTRNLVTQAMRELATGQLTVGTDLMDESRFHQDYVRQRQAQLQAQLSAERERERE